A part of Puniceicoccaceae bacterium genomic DNA contains:
- a CDS encoding ABC transporter ATP-binding protein, translating into MSNSIPPILQIEHVSKSYGRLQALSDTSFEVNPGEIFALLGPNGAGKTTLIGCITGLILRFTGSIRVAGHDVRRDARITRQLIGLVPQELNFDPFFNVEQVLHYQSGFYNVPPSQDKIETILRDFGLWEKRKANTRSLSGGMKRRLMICKALMHDPVLLFLDEPTAGVDVELRDELWKYVRRLKERGVTIFLTTHYLEEAEQLADRIGFIDQGSILLVHDREDLLNRFAQRWNRITLRHPVTDSLQATLERIGTQIADPHTVLINTDKTPSNPTSATLPLHTVLQEIQHHGNEIVHIDGGRNSLESIFREVLKTRVPEKHS; encoded by the coding sequence GTGTCTAATTCCATACCACCCATTCTGCAAATCGAACACGTCAGCAAGTCCTACGGCAGGCTTCAGGCGCTGAGCGATACTTCATTTGAAGTTAACCCCGGAGAGATTTTTGCACTTCTGGGTCCCAATGGTGCCGGGAAAACCACGCTGATCGGCTGCATCACCGGCCTGATCTTGCGCTTTACAGGTTCAATCCGCGTAGCCGGACACGATGTACGCCGGGATGCACGCATCACACGTCAGCTGATTGGTCTCGTACCGCAGGAACTCAATTTTGATCCGTTCTTTAATGTTGAACAGGTCCTGCACTACCAGTCGGGATTCTACAACGTGCCACCCAGTCAGGACAAAATCGAAACCATTTTACGCGATTTTGGTCTCTGGGAAAAACGCAAAGCCAACACCCGCTCCCTTTCCGGTGGCATGAAACGAAGGCTCATGATCTGCAAGGCACTGATGCACGACCCGGTTCTACTCTTTTTGGATGAACCCACCGCCGGGGTAGATGTCGAGTTGCGTGATGAACTCTGGAAATATGTGCGTCGACTCAAGGAACGTGGTGTCACGATTTTTCTTACCACCCATTACCTTGAGGAAGCCGAACAACTCGCCGACCGCATTGGATTCATTGATCAAGGAAGCATCCTGCTCGTACACGACCGCGAAGATCTGCTCAACCGCTTCGCGCAACGCTGGAACCGAATCACGCTGCGCCACCCGGTGACCGATTCCTTGCAGGCGACGCTCGAACGCATCGGCACCCAAATTGCAGATCCCCACACGGTGCTAATCAACACCGACAAAACCCCTTCCAACCCAACTTCTGCAACACTGCCATTACACACCGTGCTTCAGGAGATACAGCATCACGGCAATGAAATTGTGCACATCGATGGAGGTCGCAATTCACTCGAAAGCATCTTCCGGGAGGTACTCAAAACTCGAGTTCCGGAAAAACACAGTTGA
- the ribA gene encoding GTP cyclohydrolase II, giving the protein MSESTNPRVSEYSRCKLPTLYGQFDLVIYRSAKDEEIAVLVSEHFDGTSVPFVRIHSQCFTAEVLGSMKCDCREQLVYALEQIGTRESPGIIIYLPQEGRGIGLGNKVKAYSLQERGADTLEANHLLGFAGDLRDFEMAAEILRTMGVERIRLNTNNPDKLQALLDGGIAVDEVIPSIGNENPHNQQYLRTKAEKMGHIQLNGIPMHVVSLPPNRQ; this is encoded by the coding sequence ATGAGTGAGAGCACAAATCCCAGGGTAAGCGAATATTCGCGATGCAAACTTCCAACGCTCTATGGCCAATTTGACCTGGTGATCTACCGGTCGGCGAAGGACGAAGAAATCGCGGTGCTGGTGAGCGAGCATTTTGACGGAACAAGCGTTCCATTTGTCAGAATTCATTCGCAGTGTTTCACTGCGGAAGTGCTCGGATCGATGAAATGCGACTGCAGGGAACAGCTGGTCTACGCACTGGAACAGATCGGTACACGGGAGAGTCCGGGCATCATCATCTATTTGCCGCAGGAAGGGCGTGGCATTGGGTTGGGAAACAAAGTAAAGGCCTACAGTTTGCAGGAGCGGGGTGCCGACACGCTTGAGGCGAATCATTTACTTGGCTTTGCGGGAGACCTGCGAGATTTTGAAATGGCGGCTGAAATCCTGCGCACGATGGGAGTTGAACGCATTCGCCTGAACACCAACAATCCGGATAAGCTGCAGGCGCTTCTGGATGGCGGCATTGCGGTGGATGAAGTGATTCCGTCGATTGGAAATGAAAACCCGCACAACCAGCAGTATCTGCGCACGAAGGCGGAAAAGATGGGCCACATTCAATTGAATGGTATACCCATGCACGTGGTTTCCCTTCCCCCGAATCGACAATGA
- a CDS encoding DUF1328 domain-containing protein, protein MLGWSLIFLVVAVIAAFLGFTGVAQAASGIAQIIFFIFLVLLILSLLVRALKGKSPPL, encoded by the coding sequence ATGTTAGGCTGGTCATTGATATTTTTGGTCGTCGCTGTGATTGCGGCATTTCTTGGATTCACGGGCGTTGCGCAGGCAGCATCAGGCATTGCTCAGATTATTTTCTTCATCTTCCTGGTCTTACTGATTCTCTCCTTGTTGGTGCGTGCGCTCAAAGGAAAATCACCCCCGCTTTGA
- a CDS encoding ABC transporter permease has product MPTQPTDPSRAIAHQLIQKAVENAQIHRAWYGTWMLFRREIKRFLGIIGQTVISPVLSTLLYFLVFGFSLGQRIDTVQGIPYVDFIAPGLVTMALINNAFFNSSFSFFLGKIHGSIVDLLASPIGSVQILLAYCGAAVIRGMMTGGIIWLLSGIFGAQTLHAPLTTLAFMMGSSFVFGLFGLTTAILATEFEHINFIPSFVMLPLSFLGGVFYSITMLPEFWANVSLFNPILYVVNGIRHGMTGVSDVPVWQGALFLTLTGLFLLLFTVYLLKSGKKVRE; this is encoded by the coding sequence ATGCCAACCCAACCCACAGATCCCAGCAGAGCCATCGCTCATCAGCTCATCCAGAAAGCCGTTGAAAATGCGCAAATACACCGTGCATGGTACGGCACCTGGATGCTCTTTCGCCGTGAAATCAAGCGCTTCCTTGGCATCATTGGACAAACCGTCATCAGCCCGGTGCTGAGCACGTTGCTCTATTTTCTCGTCTTTGGCTTTTCGCTTGGACAACGCATTGATACCGTACAGGGAATTCCCTATGTCGATTTCATCGCGCCTGGACTGGTCACCATGGCCCTGATCAATAATGCGTTTTTCAACTCGTCCTTTTCCTTCTTTCTCGGAAAAATTCATGGTTCCATTGTCGACCTGCTCGCCTCCCCCATTGGTTCTGTCCAGATACTGCTCGCCTACTGCGGTGCGGCGGTGATCCGGGGCATGATGACAGGTGGCATCATCTGGCTGTTGTCAGGCATTTTTGGTGCCCAAACCCTGCACGCTCCGCTGACGACGCTGGCGTTTATGATGGGATCATCCTTTGTATTTGGGCTGTTTGGACTCACCACAGCCATCCTCGCCACCGAATTTGAACACATCAACTTCATTCCCAGCTTCGTGATGCTACCGCTCAGTTTTCTCGGCGGTGTGTTCTACTCCATCACCATGCTCCCCGAATTCTGGGCCAATGTCTCGCTGTTCAATCCCATTCTCTACGTCGTCAACGGTATCCGTCACGGTATGACTGGTGTCAGCGACGTGCCCGTATGGCAAGGCGCACTGTTTCTGACACTCACAGGCCTATTCCTGCTTCTCTTTACGGTCTATTTGCTGAAATCGGGCAAAAAAGTGAGAGAATAA
- a CDS encoding DUF3185 family protein — MKKILGIGLIVVGAILVYYGLSEGSSPVGELSEALTGSPPERSLMKIVGGLFLMVMGGGAVIFRSK; from the coding sequence ATGAAAAAGATCTTGGGAATTGGGTTGATTGTTGTGGGGGCGATTCTGGTCTATTACGGTTTGAGCGAAGGTTCGAGTCCGGTAGGTGAACTATCCGAAGCACTTACAGGATCCCCACCGGAGCGTTCGCTGATGAAAATCGTGGGAGGATTATTCCTGATGGTCATGGGTGGTGGAGCCGTGATTTTTCGTTCAAAGTAG